The DNA sequence TCAGCACCGGACGCCCGCGGTGACTCGTGCCCGACGGCGCGGCATGAAAGGGTGCAGCGTGATCGAGATCCTGACCCCCTCCGAGGTGGCCCGTGCCCGGGAGACCGGCGCGCTCGTGGCCGACATCCTGCAGGACCTGAAGGCCCGCGCCACGGTCGGGACGAACCTGCTCGAGATCGACCAGTGGGCACGCGAGCGCATCGACGCCGCCGGGGCGCTGTCCTGCTACGTCGACTACGAGCCGTCGTTCGGGCGGGGCCCGTTCGGCCACCACATCTGCACCTCGGTCAACGACGCCGTCCTGCACGGGCTGCCGCACGACCGCACCCTCGCCGACGGTGACCTGCTCAGCCTCGACCTGGCGATCTCGCTCGGCGGCGTCGTCGCCGACTCCGCGATCAGCTTCGTCGTCGGCGACCGGCGTCCGGACGGGGCGCTGGACCTCATTGCCGCGACCGAGCAGGCGCTGTCGGCCGCCATCGCGGAGGTGCGGCCGTGCGCCAGGGTCGGCGACCTCTCCCACGCCATCGGTGAGGTGCTCACCGGGGCGGGGTACCGCGTCAACACCCAGTTCGGCGGGCACGGCGTGGGGTCGACCATGCACCAGGACCCGCACGTGGCCAACTCGGGCCGGGCAGGCCGCGGCTACACCCTGCGCCCGGGCCTGCTGCTGGCGCTGGAGCCGTGGGTCATGGCAGACACCGACCGGCTGGTGACCGACGACGACGGGTGGACCCTGCGCAGCGCCACCGGGTGCCTGACCGCGCACAGCGAGCACACTGTGGCCGTCACCGACGACGGCGCCGAGGTCCTGACGCTCCCCCGCTGAGCGTCAGTGGACCGAGGCGAGCAGCACGCCGACGCCCACGAACAGGCCGCCGAAGATGCGGTTGAGACGGCGCTGCCCCGACGGCGTGCGGGTCATCCGGCGCAGCCCGCGGGCGGCCACGGCGAAGACGAACCACATCACGAGCACGTCGACGACCACCACGGTGGCGGCCAGCACGCCGTACTGCGGCAGCACGGGCCGCGACGGCCGGATGAACTGCGGCGTGAAGGCCAGGAAGAACACGACGGCCTTGGGGTTGGTGAGGTTGACCAGCACCCCCTGCCGGAACATCTGCCACGCCGTCATCCGCACCACGGGCGCCTCGGCGTCGACCGCCTCGGGCCGCGCGAGCAACTGGCGGACGCCGAGGTACACGAGGTAGGCGGCACCGGCATACCGGATCACCTCGAAGAGCATGTGCGACTCGGCGACCAGCACGCCCACCCCGGCGGCCACGACCGCGATGTGCACGAGCAGCGCCAGCTGCTGGCCGAGGATGCCCCAGATCGACCGGGTCCAGCCCACGCCGATCGAGTTGGTCATGGTGTTGATCGCGCCGGCTCCGGGGGTCAGCGAGATGAGCACCGCCGCCCCCACGAGGGCGAACCACACCGACCACGACACGGCCCGGATCCTATGTCGGGCCCGAGGGGGCCGACCGGGCGGTCTGACCCGTGGGCAGGCAGTCACCCCGCACCCGGACGAGGCGCCGTCGCCGGACGGGGCAGGAGTGCTGGACCGGCGACCGACCGGGGACGAGGATCGCGGCATGGGCGAGCCGCCGGAGCTGCTGGTCGCGGACGCCGCGGCCTGGCGCCGGTGGCTGGACGAGCACCACGACACGACACCCGGCGGCGTGTGGCTCGTGCTGTGCCGGCCGGGGGCCGCCGCACCGACGCGGCTGGCCTACGCGGAGGCACTCGACGAGGCGCTCTGCCAGGGCTGGATCGACGGCGGGCTGAGGAAGCGGGACGACGCGACACACCGGGTGCGGTTCACGCCCCGCCGGAGCCGCGGGCCGTGGTCGAGGCGCAACGTGCAGAACGCCGAGCGGCTGCTCGCCGAGGGCCGGATGCGGCCCGCCGGCCTGGCCGAGGTGGAGCGGGCGAGGGCCGACGGCCGGTGGGAGCGCGCCTACGGGGGCGACGTGCCCGCCACCGTGCCGGACGACCTGCGTACCGCGCTGCGGGCGTCACCCCGGGCGCAGGCGACCTGGGACGTGCTCACCCCCACGAACCGGCACGCGATCGTGTTCCACGTCGGCGAGGCCCGGCGGCCCGGGACCCGGGCCCGCAGGATCCGTCAGTTCGTGGAGATGCTGGCGCGCGGTGAGACGCCGATGCCGCAGGGGAAGCGGCCGCGCCGGCCGTGAGGCGGCCTGCTCCCGCAGGAGTACGCGCGATGACGCCTCCGGGCGGACGCGTCGGGGCCCGTCGAGGGCGACCGTGGGAGGTACCGGCACCCGCGACCCCAGGAGACGACCATGGACACCACCACGACACCGTTCCGGTTCGGCCTCGTCGGCATGCCACGGTCGGGGCCGGCCTGGACGGAGCTGGCCCGCCGCGTCGAGGACCTGGGGTTCGACAGCCTCCTGGTGCCCGACAACCTGGCCGCCACGAGCGCGGTGGTCGCCTGCACCGCCGCGGCGTCCGTGACCACGGCGCTCGTCGTCGGGCCCTACGTGCTCGCCGCCCCACTGCGCACCCCCGGCCTCGTCGCCGCCGACGCCGCCGCCCTCCACGCCCTGTCGGGCGGGCGCGTCGAGCTCGGCCTCGGCGCGGGCCGACCCGACGCCGAGCGGGAGGCTGCGGAGCTGGACCTGCCCTTCGGCTCCCCCGGGGCGCGGGTGCGCCGCCTCGAGCGCACCATCGAGTGCGTACGCGAGCGCACCCCCGACGTCCGGGTCACCGTGGCTGCTGCCGGGCCCCGGATGCTCGCCCTGGCAGGGAGGACCGCGGACGTCGTCGCACTCGGCGCCACGCCGTTCGCGGACGAGGCCGCCCTCGCCGCGATGGCCACGACGGTCCTCCGGTCAGCGGGCGACCGTGCCCGGGACCTGGTGCTCAACGTCAACCTCGTCGCCGTCGGCGACCGGGTGCCGCCGTGGCTCGAGCAGCGCATGGGCCTGACCATGACGGCACTGCGCGAGGCGGGGGCGGCCACGTACCTCAGCGGCGGCACCGACGAGATGGTCGACACGCTCGAGCGCCGGCGCGCGACGACCGGGGTGTCCTACGTGTGCGCGGGGACCGACCACGCGGACGTGCTGGCCCCCGTCGTGGAGCGTCTGCGCGGTCGCTGACCTGCCGGACCCGTCCAGCCGCGTCGGCCGCGCGTCAGCCGCGCGTCGTGGGTCGCCCGGTCCCCCGGACAGCGGTATGCCGCGTGCGCAGGGCGCGCACGCGGCATACCGACGGGGTGGGAAGGCGGGTCAGGCGTTGACGACCAGCCCCAGCTCGCTGGTGCTGGCCAGCCCGGCGTGCCTGGGCAGGATCCGCACGGTGTAGCCGAACGACCCGGTCCGCGAGAGCGCGAAGTCGCCCGCGAACTGGTGCCGGCCGCCCTCGTAGGACTCGACGAAGTCCAGCGACTTCACCTCGACGTCCTTGAGCTCGTCGCTGTCGCGGGCGGTGCCGTGCACCACCTGGACGTCGACGTCCGCGGGGTCGAGCCCGTCGAGCGAGACGTACGCGCGCACGTGCAGCGTCTCGCCGATCTGCGGGCTGTCGCCGACGCCGGAGGACTCCACGTGGTCCACGCGGACGTTCGGCCACGCGGCCGTGACCTTGGCCTTGTAGGCCGCGAGCTCGCGGGCGCCGACGAAGGTGTCGCCGTTGAGCGCCCACCCCGCCCGGGCCGCGGGGCCGTAGAGCTGGGTGGTGTAGTCGCGCACCATCCGGCTCGCGAGGACCTTCGGGCCCAGCGTCTGCAGGGTGTGCACCATCATCCCGAGCCAGTTCTGCGGCAGCCCGT is a window from the Phycicoccus sp. M110.8 genome containing:
- a CDS encoding LysE family transporter; this translates as MSWSVWFALVGAAVLISLTPGAGAINTMTNSIGVGWTRSIWGILGQQLALLVHIAVVAAGVGVLVAESHMLFEVIRYAGAAYLVYLGVRQLLARPEAVDAEAPVVRMTAWQMFRQGVLVNLTNPKAVVFFLAFTPQFIRPSRPVLPQYGVLAATVVVVDVLVMWFVFAVAARGLRRMTRTPSGQRRLNRIFGGLFVGVGVLLASVH
- the map gene encoding type I methionyl aminopeptidase, with the protein product MIEILTPSEVARARETGALVADILQDLKARATVGTNLLEIDQWARERIDAAGALSCYVDYEPSFGRGPFGHHICTSVNDAVLHGLPHDRTLADGDLLSLDLAISLGGVVADSAISFVVGDRRPDGALDLIAATEQALSAAIAEVRPCARVGDLSHAIGEVLTGAGYRVNTQFGGHGVGSTMHQDPHVANSGRAGRGYTLRPGLLLALEPWVMADTDRLVTDDDGWTLRSATGCLTAHSEHTVAVTDDGAEVLTLPR
- a CDS encoding YdeI/OmpD-associated family protein translates to MGEPPELLVADAAAWRRWLDEHHDTTPGGVWLVLCRPGAAAPTRLAYAEALDEALCQGWIDGGLRKRDDATHRVRFTPRRSRGPWSRRNVQNAERLLAEGRMRPAGLAEVERARADGRWERAYGGDVPATVPDDLRTALRASPRAQATWDVLTPTNRHAIVFHVGEARRPGTRARRIRQFVEMLARGETPMPQGKRPRRP
- a CDS encoding LLM class flavin-dependent oxidoreductase, with the translated sequence MDTTTTPFRFGLVGMPRSGPAWTELARRVEDLGFDSLLVPDNLAATSAVVACTAAASVTTALVVGPYVLAAPLRTPGLVAADAAALHALSGGRVELGLGAGRPDAEREAAELDLPFGSPGARVRRLERTIECVRERTPDVRVTVAAAGPRMLALAGRTADVVALGATPFADEAALAAMATTVLRSAGDRARDLVLNVNLVAVGDRVPPWLEQRMGLTMTALREAGAATYLSGGTDEMVDTLERRRATTGVSYVCAGTDHADVLAPVVERLRGR